One window of Myxococcus xanthus genomic DNA carries:
- a CDS encoding NAD(P)/FAD-dependent oxidoreductase, translating to MQTSEDFDRGDSVTPSSPVVVPVREHHRVLIIGGGTAGITVAARLARAGQKGVAVLEPSQHHYYQPLWTLVGAGEARVEDTVRNESRLIPHGVKWVRDAATEIDPEAREVLTRGGLRLGYDFLVVAPGIQLDWDKVAGLREALKTPHVSSNYDVQLAPKTWRLLQNFQGGTALFTQPSTPVKCAGAPQKIMYLAADHFRRTGVMERTSVVFGSGAKTIFGVKPFASVLDGVVHRYGITPRFQHNLIAVDGERREATFEATRDGQTERITLAYDMMHVTPPQSAPDFIKRSPLSWREGPNAGWVKADKYTLQHPDHPNVFALGDASDLPTSRTGAAIRKQAPVLVENLLAYMKDLPLPARYDGYASCPLTTGYGRLLLAEFDYDGKPAPTIPFIDTMQERRDMWLLKKYGLPRLYWAFMMRGLA from the coding sequence ATGCAGACGAGCGAGGACTTCGACCGCGGGGATTCGGTGACGCCGTCCAGCCCCGTGGTGGTGCCGGTACGCGAACACCATCGCGTGCTCATCATCGGAGGTGGCACCGCCGGAATCACGGTGGCCGCCCGGCTGGCGCGCGCCGGGCAGAAGGGCGTCGCCGTACTCGAGCCTTCCCAGCACCACTACTACCAACCCCTGTGGACGCTGGTGGGCGCCGGGGAGGCGCGCGTCGAGGACACCGTGCGCAACGAGTCCCGCCTCATCCCGCACGGCGTGAAGTGGGTGCGCGACGCCGCCACGGAGATAGACCCGGAGGCGAGGGAGGTCCTCACCCGCGGTGGCCTCCGCCTGGGCTACGACTTCCTCGTCGTCGCCCCTGGCATCCAGCTCGACTGGGACAAGGTCGCGGGCCTGCGCGAGGCGCTGAAGACGCCGCATGTCAGCAGCAACTACGACGTCCAGCTCGCGCCCAAGACGTGGCGCCTGCTCCAGAACTTCCAGGGTGGCACCGCGCTCTTCACCCAGCCCTCCACGCCCGTGAAGTGCGCCGGGGCCCCGCAGAAAATCATGTACCTGGCCGCGGACCACTTCCGCCGCACCGGCGTGATGGAGCGCACCAGCGTCGTCTTCGGCTCCGGAGCCAAGACCATCTTCGGCGTGAAGCCCTTCGCTTCCGTGCTGGATGGCGTGGTGCACCGCTACGGCATCACGCCCCGCTTCCAGCACAACCTCATCGCAGTGGACGGCGAGCGGCGCGAGGCCACCTTCGAGGCCACGCGCGACGGGCAGACGGAGCGCATCACCCTGGCCTACGACATGATGCACGTCACCCCGCCGCAGAGCGCGCCGGACTTCATCAAGCGCAGCCCGCTGTCCTGGCGGGAGGGTCCGAACGCCGGCTGGGTGAAGGCGGACAAGTACACGCTCCAGCACCCGGACCATCCGAACGTCTTCGCGCTCGGTGATGCGTCGGACCTGCCCACCAGCCGAACGGGCGCCGCCATCCGCAAGCAGGCGCCGGTGCTGGTGGAGAACCTCCTGGCCTACATGAAGGACCTGCCCCTGCCCGCGCGGTATGACGGCTACGCGTCCTGCCCTCTCACCACCGGCTACGGGCGCCTGCTGCTCGCCGAGTTCGACTACGACGGCAAGCCCGCGCCCACCATCCCCTTCATCGACACCATGCAGGAGCGGCGCGACATGTGGCTGCTGAAGAAGTACGGCCTGCCACGCCTCTACTGGGCATTCATGATGCGGGGCCTTGCGTAA
- a CDS encoding sigma-54 interaction domain-containing protein, translated as MPTSHLALPALDALAGPVLLVDDARKVTALTPALEALLGGTLRAGTPLAQVLGRADGTEPLDAVLKNGCEASVRLRVGGRSKPVRVRAVPLARGPRASGWALLVSPDAVEETNGRAELFHGLWTQAPELQRVFRIVEKVARTESSVLVRGESGTGKEHIAHALHALSARARGPFRAINCAALPPNLLESELFGHVRGAFTGAVRDSPGHFRLADKGSLFLDEVAEMPLDLQAKMLRVLETRTVIPVGGRQPVPVDVRIIAATHRPLRREVETGRFRADLMYRLRVVPLFLPTLRERRGDILPLALRFLEELHQRGARRVERFSPGARRLLEEHPWPGNVRELRNVMEYAYVIGEGPVVREADLPPEFSEQRQAAPAKLPPPDASLEPERIRAALAQAGGNRSEAARLLGVSRVTLWRRLRDLGATAER; from the coding sequence ATGCCCACCTCCCACCTCGCGCTCCCCGCTCTGGATGCCCTCGCGGGCCCCGTGCTCCTCGTGGACGACGCGCGGAAGGTGACCGCGCTCACGCCCGCGCTCGAAGCCCTGCTGGGCGGCACGCTGCGCGCTGGGACACCGCTGGCGCAGGTCCTGGGGCGCGCTGACGGCACGGAGCCGCTGGACGCCGTCCTGAAGAACGGGTGTGAGGCCTCTGTCCGCTTGCGCGTGGGTGGGCGCTCGAAGCCCGTGCGGGTGCGCGCCGTCCCCCTGGCGCGAGGGCCTCGGGCATCCGGGTGGGCCCTGCTCGTCTCGCCTGACGCGGTGGAAGAGACGAACGGTCGCGCGGAGCTGTTCCACGGCCTGTGGACCCAGGCGCCCGAGTTGCAGCGCGTCTTCCGCATCGTCGAGAAGGTGGCCCGCACCGAGTCCAGCGTGCTCGTTCGCGGGGAGTCGGGCACCGGCAAGGAGCACATCGCTCACGCGCTGCATGCGCTGTCGGCACGGGCGCGAGGGCCGTTTCGCGCCATCAACTGCGCGGCGCTGCCGCCCAACCTGCTGGAGAGCGAGCTGTTCGGCCATGTGCGCGGCGCCTTCACGGGCGCGGTGCGCGACAGCCCAGGACATTTCCGGCTCGCGGACAAGGGCTCGCTGTTCCTGGACGAGGTGGCGGAGATGCCCCTGGACCTCCAGGCGAAGATGCTGCGCGTGCTGGAGACGCGCACCGTCATCCCCGTGGGAGGCCGCCAGCCCGTGCCCGTGGACGTGCGCATCATCGCCGCCACGCACCGGCCGCTTCGGCGCGAAGTGGAGACGGGGCGCTTCCGCGCGGACTTGATGTACCGCCTGCGCGTGGTGCCGCTCTTCCTCCCCACGCTGCGGGAGCGACGAGGCGACATCCTCCCACTGGCCCTGCGGTTCCTGGAGGAACTGCACCAGCGAGGCGCCCGCCGCGTGGAGCGCTTCTCTCCTGGCGCCCGCCGCTTGCTGGAGGAGCACCCCTGGCCCGGCAACGTGCGCGAACTGCGCAACGTGATGGAGTACGCCTACGTCATTGGCGAAGGCCCGGTGGTTCGAGAGGCGGACCTGCCACCGGAGTTCTCCGAGCAGCGGCAGGCCGCTCCCGCGAAGCTGCCGCCTCCGGATGCCTCGCTGGAGCCGGAACGGATCCGCGCCGCGCTCGCCCAGGCGGGCGGCAACCGCTCCGAGGCCGCGCGCCTGCTCGGCGTCAGCCGCGTGACGCTGTGGCGGCGCCTGCGCGACCTGGGTGCGACGGCGGAGCGCTGA